In Camelus bactrianus isolate YW-2024 breed Bactrian camel chromosome 18, ASM4877302v1, whole genome shotgun sequence, one DNA window encodes the following:
- the GNPTG gene encoding N-acetylglucosamine-1-phosphotransferase subunit gamma isoform X2: protein MLRPAHLFRLSGKCFGLVESTYKYEFCPFHNVTQHEQTFRWNAYSGILGIWHEWEINNNTFRGMWMRDGDSCQSRSRQSKVELTCGKSNRLSHVSEPSTCVYSLTFETPLVCHPHSLLVYPALPAALQQRWDQVEQDLADELITSQGYEKLLRAIFEDAGYLKTPEQSELAQQEGGTKGLVFETLESCSEAHKALSKEVKKLRSMLTQHGIPYVKPAETSSSENLGSKTPTARTAEHLQGDPGLRENTL from the exons atgctaa GGCCCGCGCATCTCTTCAGACTCTCTGGCAAGTGCTTCGGCCTGGTGGAGTCCAC GTACAAGTACGAGTTCTGCCCGTTCCACAACGTGACCCAGCATGAGCAGACTTTCCGCTGGAACGCCTACAGCGGGATCCTTGG CATCTGGCACGAGTGGGAAATCAACAACAATACCTTCAGGGGCATGTGGATGAGGGATGGCGACTCCTGCCAGTCCCGGAGCCGGCAGAGCAAG GTGGAGCTCACCTGTGGCAAAAGCAACCGCTTGTCCCACGTGTCTGAGCCGAGCACCTGTGTCTACTCACTAACGTTCGAGACACCCCTCGTctgccacccccactccttgttag TGTACCCGGCCCTGCCTGCGGCCCTGCAGCAGAGGTGGGACCAGGTGGAACAGGACCTGGCAGATGAGCTGATCACCTCCCAG GGCTATGAGAAGTTGCTCCGGGCAATTTTTGAGGATGCTGGCTACTTAAAGACTCCAGAACAAAGCGAGTTGGCACAGCAGGAAGGAGGCACTAAGGGCTTGGTGTTTGAGACGCTGGAGAGCTGCAGTGAG GCACATAAAGCCCTGTCAAAGGAGGTAAAAAAACTGAGAAGTATGCTGACCCAGCATGGCATCCCCTATGTGAAGCCTGCAG AAACTTCCAGCTCTGAGAACTTAGGCTCCAAGACACCCACAGCCAGGACAGCAGAGCACCTACAAGGTGACCCCGGACTGCGTGAGAACACCTTGTGA